A stretch of the Odontesthes bonariensis isolate fOdoBon6 chromosome 5, fOdoBon6.hap1, whole genome shotgun sequence genome encodes the following:
- the trak1a gene encoding trafficking kinesin-binding protein 1 isoform X5 has product MDEEQQVLCEVLCADRVGQMTKTYSDIDAVTRLLEEKERDLELAARIGQSLLKKNKTLSDRNELLEEQVEHIREEVSQLRHDLSMKDELLQFYTSVAEESEGDSASSTPMRPNEPNVSAPTIFPLDSLQKKLQDLEEENKSLRSAANHLETETICYEEKEQQLVNDCVKELRDANLQMSSLAEDLARKTEDASRQQEEITHLLSQIVDLQKKAKLYAVENEELTQHLGAAKDAQRQLTAELCELQDKYAECMEMLHEAQEELKNLRNKTLPLSTPRRFHSLGLFPMDSLAAEIEGTMRKELQMDDPDVEEQRLHPKRVFQTVKNLNLMRQQRSSAAPSPLNIPGSNQTSCFTSGRSSRVGTPRSNSIYGSETGSGIILDNRTSSILEGPDDGSEDSNKRPPGTPGTPGGRDLEAALRRLSLRRDNYLSEKRFFEEERERKLAYLAKEEEKGGGEGSEGPGTPTESLFSLCSHPSIGSVWSGYSFTARSYLPEKLQIVKPLEGSATLHAWQQLAQPHMGALLDHRPGVVTKGFRTLENEQEQEDGWQLDQPEEDEGSCDSFTGLSEESCAPLGVPRSTSTPSVCCNRAADSDPDSQPEPLSGATCGATEAFQGKYGHVASMPPPLLSSSPSFPLTSTSEMNGHVDLKELQALQANAMDRMPVNFPGKCMSHTSSTYTFTTCRILHPSDQLTSVSPSPAMATCQSSASIGTPTHVSSPIPFSSPPTPSYTPCCTPRRLSLSLSLAESSTNLRDSTKTTSTSLGLVRLLQECGISASVYNPRSWDRALGPSGASTIAGGVQAKRCTARPEESEVRQFMRRPDTLLLQPSTPPSSPHSRSASPTPTCPVFQFSPPNDDPPFFDAFLASKPARTILREVLSDLEREQGGQTDDESQTEMTNLGLVDKLKRFRTLSPLSASISSGNTLLAPFGSTGLGSSALGGGLPGLNAGLRRNRSYPAMVGASMAMKDPGGPPCALIPHPVQTSQTQHTSQTQDKMPPSHTVGTRATHIPCTLHALETVTPQTVIQRHTRPDAEFQDSTRHNQHNDDESGT; this is encoded by the exons ATGGACGAAGAGCAACAAGTTCTCTGTGAAG TGTTGTGTGCTGACAGAGTGGGCCAGATGACGAAGACCTACAGCGACATTGATGCTGTCACTCGACTGCTGGAAGAG AAAGAACGCGACTTGGAGTTAGCGGCACGCATCGGACAGTCACtgctgaagaaaaacaaaactctcAGCGACAGGAATGAACTCCTGGAGGAGCAAGTGGAGCACATCCGAGAGGAA GTATCTCAGCTGCGCCACGACCTGTCCATGAAAGATGAGTTGCTGCAGTTCTACACCAGTGTTGCAGAGGAAAGTGAGGGGGATTCTGCCAGCTCCACACC CATGCGTCCCAATGAGCCTAATGTGTCAGCTCCAACTATTTTCCCCCTGGACTCCTTGCAGAAGAAGCTTCAAGATTTGGAAGAAGAAAACAAGTCACTGCGCTCTGCG GCAAATCACTTGGAGACCGAAACGATCTGCTATGAGGAAAAAGAGCAGCAGCTTGTCAACGACTGTGTCAAAGAACTGC GTGATGCCAACCTGCAGATGTCCTCTCTGGCTGAAGATCTGGCCAGGAAGACGGAGGACGCCTCCAGACAGCAGGAAGAGATCACACACCTCCTCTCTCAGATTGTCGACCTCCAGAAGAAGGCCAAACTT TATGCTGTGGAGAATGAAGAGCTGACACAGCACTTGGGTGCAGCCAAAGATGCCCAGCGACAGCTCACTGCTGAG TTGTGTGAGTTGCAGGACAAGTATGCAGAGTGTATGGAAATGCTGCATGAAGctcaggaggagctgaagaaccTGAGGAATAAGACTCTACCTCTCAGCACCCCGAGGCGTTTCCATTCCCTGGGCCTGTTCCCGATG GACTCTCTGGCTGCAGAGATAGAGGGCACCATGAGGAAGGAGCTTCAGATGGATGATCCAGATGTAGAAGAGCAGAG ACTCCACCCAAAGCGAGTGTTCCAGACAGTGAAAAACCTCAACCTGATGCGTCAGCAGCGTTCCTctgcggccccctcccccctcaaCATCCCAGGTTCCAATCAGACCTCATGCTTCACCTCAGGGCGTTCCAGCAGGGTGGGCACGCCTCGCTCCAACTCCATTTATGGTAGCGAGACGGGAAGTGGGATCATCCTGGACAACAGGACGAGCAGTATACTGGAGGGTCCTGATGATGG GTCAGAGGACTCTAACAAGCGCCCCCCTGGTACTCCAGGGACCCCGGGCGGCAGGGACCTGGAGGCGGCCCTGCGCCGTCTGTCCCTCCGCCGTGACAACTACCTCTCAGAAAAACGCTTTtttgaggaggagagggagagaaagctGGCTTACCTTGccaaagaggaggaaaaaggggGTGGGGAGGGTAGCGAAGGCCCAGGGACCCCAACGGAGAGCCTGTTTTCGTTGTGCTCGCATCCCTCCATTGGAAGTGTCTGGTCGGGATATTCATTCACAGCAAGGTCCTACCTGCCGGAGAAGCTGCAGATTGTAAAGCCGTTGGAAG GTTCTGCCACACTCCATGCGTGGCAGCAGTTGGCTCAACCCCACATGGGTGCCCTGCTGGATCATCGGCCTGGTGTGGTCACAAAGGGCTTCCGCACTCTTGAGAAcgagcaggagcaggaagacGGATGGCAATTGGACCAACCAGAGGAAGATGAAGGGTCATGTGACTCATTTACTGGCTTGTCCGAAGAGAGCTGTGCTCCACTGGGTGTGCCTCGCTCTACCTCTACCCCTTCTGTCTGCTGCAATAGAGCTGCCGACAGCGATCCCGACAGCCAACCCGAACCACTGAGTGGAGCAACTTGTGGAGCTACAGAGGCATTTCAAGGAAAATATGGACATGTAGCAAGCATGCCCCCTCCCCTCCTCAGCTCTTCCCCTTCCTTTCCTCTCACCTCTACTTCTGAGATGAACGGGCATGTTGACCTCAAGGAGCTCCAAGCCCTGCAGGCCAACGCTATGGACCGCATGCCTG TTAATTTCCCAGGGAAGTGTATGTCCCATACTAGCTCCACCTACACCTTCACCACCTGCAGGATTCTCCATCCGTCTGATCAGCTGACGTCCGTGTCCCCCAG CCCAGCCATGGCTACCTGTCAGAGCAGCGCTAGCATCGGCACACCCACCCACGTTTCCTCCCCCATACCCTTTTCATCTCCACCTACACCTTCCTACACCCCCTGCTGCACCCCACGCCGCCTctccctttccctctctcttgCCGAGTCCTCCACCAACCTGAGGGACTCCACCAAGACCACCAGCACCTCTCTGGGCCTGGTGCGCCTCCTGCAGGAGTGTGGGATTTCGGCCTCGGTGTATAACCCGCGCAGCTGGGACCGAGCATTGGGCCCCAGTGGAGCTTCAACAATCGCGGGAGGAGTTCAGGCGAAGAGGTGCACAGCGAGACCGGAGGAGAGTGAAGTCAGACAGTTTATGAGAAGGCCGGAcaccctcctcctccagccctcCACTCCACCCAGCTCGCCTCACTCCAGATCTGCCTCCCCCACCCCGACGTGTCCTGTATTTCAGTTCAGCCCTCCCAACGATGACCCACCGTTTTTTGATGCCTTCCTCGCCTCCAAACCAGCTCGCACCATTCTAAGGGAAGTGCTTAGTGATCTGGAAAGAGAGCAAGGCGGCCAGACAGACGATGAGAGCCAAACGGAGATGACCAACCTCGGACTAGTGGACAAACTGAAACGTTTCCGCACACTTTCCCCTCTCTCCGCCTCAATTTCATCTGGGAATACTCTGTTGGCCCCCTTTGGCTCCACTGGACTGGGGAGCAGCGCACTGGGAGGGGGGCTTCCGGGTTTGAATGCAGGACTGAGGAGGAACCGAAGCTACCCAGCCATGGTAGGGGCCAGTATGGCTATGAAAGATCCAGGAGGCCCACCCTGCGCACTCATACCACATCCAGTCCAAACCtcacaaacacaacacacatcaCAGACGCAGGACAAAATGCCACCAAGTCACACAGTGGGTACAAGGGCCACACACATACCCTGCACTCTACATGCACTGGAAACGGTCACACCACAGACCGTAATACAGAGACACACCAGGCCAGACGCTGAATTCCAGGATTCAACAAGACACAACCAACATAATGATGATGAAAGCGGAACATAG
- the trak1a gene encoding trafficking kinesin-binding protein 1 isoform X2 gives MAVFVCGPEDELNISIQHNEEEEYICLPTHESTEREEEEEEEDDDKDEAEELFFFPSHGQYKEEEKEEMDEEQQVLCEVLCADRVGQMTKTYSDIDAVTRLLEEKERDLELAARIGQSLLKKNKTLSDRNELLEEQVEHIREEVSQLRHDLSMKDELLQFYTSVAEESEGDSASSTPMRPNEPNVSAPTIFPLDSLQKKLQDLEEENKSLRSAANHLETETICYEEKEQQLVNDCVKELRDANLQMSSLAEDLARKTEDASRQQEEITHLLSQIVDLQKKAKLYAVENEELTQHLGAAKDAQRQLTAELCELQDKYAECMEMLHEAQEELKNLRNKTLPLSTPRRFHSLGLFPMDSLAAEIEGTMRKELQMDDPDVEEQRLHPKRVFQTVKNLNLMRQQRSSAAPSPLNIPGSNQTSCFTSGRSSRVGTPRSNSIYGSETGSGIILDNRTSSILEGPDDGSEDSNKRPPGTPGTPGGRDLEAALRRLSLRRDNYLSEKRFFEEERERKLAYLAKEEEKGGGEGSEGPGTPTESLFSLCSHPSIGSVWSGYSFTARSYLPEKLQIVKPLEGSATLHAWQQLAQPHMGALLDHRPGVVTKGFRTLENEQEQEDGWQLDQPEEDEGSCDSFTGLSEESCAPLGVPRSTSTPSVCCNRAADSDPDSQPEPLSGATCGATEAFQGKYGHVASMPPPLLSSSPSFPLTSTSEMNGHVDLKELQALQANAMDRMPVNFPGKCMSHTSSTYTFTTCRILHPSDQLTSVSPSPAMATCQSSASIGTPTHVSSPIPFSSPPTPSYTPCCTPRRLSLSLSLAESSTNLRDSTKTTSTSLGLVRLLQECGISASVYNPRSWDRALGPSGASTIAGGVQAKRCTARPEESEVRQFMRRPDTLLLQPSTPPSSPHSRSASPTPTCPVFQFSPPNDDPPFFDAFLASKPARTILREVLSDLEREQGGQTDDESQTEMTNLGLVDKLKRFRTLSPLSASISSGNTLLAPFGSTGLGSSALGGGLPGLNAGLRRNRSYPAMVGASMAMKDPGGPPCALIPHPVQTSQTQHTSQTQDKMPPSHTVGTRATHIPCTLHALETVTPQTVIQRHTRPDAEFQDSTRHNQHNDDESGT, from the exons ATGGCAGTCTTTGTGTGTGGCCCTGAGgatgagctgaacatttctaTCCAGCATAATGAGGAGGAGGAGTATATTTGTTTGCCCACTCACGAAAGCACAGAacgggaagaagaagaagaagaagaagatgatgataAAGACGAAGCAGAGgaacttttctttttccccagtCATGGGCAGTataaagaggaggagaaagaagaaATGGACGAAGAGCAACAAGTTCTCTGTGAAG TGTTGTGTGCTGACAGAGTGGGCCAGATGACGAAGACCTACAGCGACATTGATGCTGTCACTCGACTGCTGGAAGAG AAAGAACGCGACTTGGAGTTAGCGGCACGCATCGGACAGTCACtgctgaagaaaaacaaaactctcAGCGACAGGAATGAACTCCTGGAGGAGCAAGTGGAGCACATCCGAGAGGAA GTATCTCAGCTGCGCCACGACCTGTCCATGAAAGATGAGTTGCTGCAGTTCTACACCAGTGTTGCAGAGGAAAGTGAGGGGGATTCTGCCAGCTCCACACC CATGCGTCCCAATGAGCCTAATGTGTCAGCTCCAACTATTTTCCCCCTGGACTCCTTGCAGAAGAAGCTTCAAGATTTGGAAGAAGAAAACAAGTCACTGCGCTCTGCG GCAAATCACTTGGAGACCGAAACGATCTGCTATGAGGAAAAAGAGCAGCAGCTTGTCAACGACTGTGTCAAAGAACTGC GTGATGCCAACCTGCAGATGTCCTCTCTGGCTGAAGATCTGGCCAGGAAGACGGAGGACGCCTCCAGACAGCAGGAAGAGATCACACACCTCCTCTCTCAGATTGTCGACCTCCAGAAGAAGGCCAAACTT TATGCTGTGGAGAATGAAGAGCTGACACAGCACTTGGGTGCAGCCAAAGATGCCCAGCGACAGCTCACTGCTGAG TTGTGTGAGTTGCAGGACAAGTATGCAGAGTGTATGGAAATGCTGCATGAAGctcaggaggagctgaagaaccTGAGGAATAAGACTCTACCTCTCAGCACCCCGAGGCGTTTCCATTCCCTGGGCCTGTTCCCGATG GACTCTCTGGCTGCAGAGATAGAGGGCACCATGAGGAAGGAGCTTCAGATGGATGATCCAGATGTAGAAGAGCAGAG ACTCCACCCAAAGCGAGTGTTCCAGACAGTGAAAAACCTCAACCTGATGCGTCAGCAGCGTTCCTctgcggccccctcccccctcaaCATCCCAGGTTCCAATCAGACCTCATGCTTCACCTCAGGGCGTTCCAGCAGGGTGGGCACGCCTCGCTCCAACTCCATTTATGGTAGCGAGACGGGAAGTGGGATCATCCTGGACAACAGGACGAGCAGTATACTGGAGGGTCCTGATGATGG GTCAGAGGACTCTAACAAGCGCCCCCCTGGTACTCCAGGGACCCCGGGCGGCAGGGACCTGGAGGCGGCCCTGCGCCGTCTGTCCCTCCGCCGTGACAACTACCTCTCAGAAAAACGCTTTtttgaggaggagagggagagaaagctGGCTTACCTTGccaaagaggaggaaaaaggggGTGGGGAGGGTAGCGAAGGCCCAGGGACCCCAACGGAGAGCCTGTTTTCGTTGTGCTCGCATCCCTCCATTGGAAGTGTCTGGTCGGGATATTCATTCACAGCAAGGTCCTACCTGCCGGAGAAGCTGCAGATTGTAAAGCCGTTGGAAG GTTCTGCCACACTCCATGCGTGGCAGCAGTTGGCTCAACCCCACATGGGTGCCCTGCTGGATCATCGGCCTGGTGTGGTCACAAAGGGCTTCCGCACTCTTGAGAAcgagcaggagcaggaagacGGATGGCAATTGGACCAACCAGAGGAAGATGAAGGGTCATGTGACTCATTTACTGGCTTGTCCGAAGAGAGCTGTGCTCCACTGGGTGTGCCTCGCTCTACCTCTACCCCTTCTGTCTGCTGCAATAGAGCTGCCGACAGCGATCCCGACAGCCAACCCGAACCACTGAGTGGAGCAACTTGTGGAGCTACAGAGGCATTTCAAGGAAAATATGGACATGTAGCAAGCATGCCCCCTCCCCTCCTCAGCTCTTCCCCTTCCTTTCCTCTCACCTCTACTTCTGAGATGAACGGGCATGTTGACCTCAAGGAGCTCCAAGCCCTGCAGGCCAACGCTATGGACCGCATGCCTG TTAATTTCCCAGGGAAGTGTATGTCCCATACTAGCTCCACCTACACCTTCACCACCTGCAGGATTCTCCATCCGTCTGATCAGCTGACGTCCGTGTCCCCCAG CCCAGCCATGGCTACCTGTCAGAGCAGCGCTAGCATCGGCACACCCACCCACGTTTCCTCCCCCATACCCTTTTCATCTCCACCTACACCTTCCTACACCCCCTGCTGCACCCCACGCCGCCTctccctttccctctctcttgCCGAGTCCTCCACCAACCTGAGGGACTCCACCAAGACCACCAGCACCTCTCTGGGCCTGGTGCGCCTCCTGCAGGAGTGTGGGATTTCGGCCTCGGTGTATAACCCGCGCAGCTGGGACCGAGCATTGGGCCCCAGTGGAGCTTCAACAATCGCGGGAGGAGTTCAGGCGAAGAGGTGCACAGCGAGACCGGAGGAGAGTGAAGTCAGACAGTTTATGAGAAGGCCGGAcaccctcctcctccagccctcCACTCCACCCAGCTCGCCTCACTCCAGATCTGCCTCCCCCACCCCGACGTGTCCTGTATTTCAGTTCAGCCCTCCCAACGATGACCCACCGTTTTTTGATGCCTTCCTCGCCTCCAAACCAGCTCGCACCATTCTAAGGGAAGTGCTTAGTGATCTGGAAAGAGAGCAAGGCGGCCAGACAGACGATGAGAGCCAAACGGAGATGACCAACCTCGGACTAGTGGACAAACTGAAACGTTTCCGCACACTTTCCCCTCTCTCCGCCTCAATTTCATCTGGGAATACTCTGTTGGCCCCCTTTGGCTCCACTGGACTGGGGAGCAGCGCACTGGGAGGGGGGCTTCCGGGTTTGAATGCAGGACTGAGGAGGAACCGAAGCTACCCAGCCATGGTAGGGGCCAGTATGGCTATGAAAGATCCAGGAGGCCCACCCTGCGCACTCATACCACATCCAGTCCAAACCtcacaaacacaacacacatcaCAGACGCAGGACAAAATGCCACCAAGTCACACAGTGGGTACAAGGGCCACACACATACCCTGCACTCTACATGCACTGGAAACGGTCACACCACAGACCGTAATACAGAGACACACCAGGCCAGACGCTGAATTCCAGGATTCAACAAGACACAACCAACATAATGATGATGAAAGCGGAACATAG
- the trak1a gene encoding trafficking kinesin-binding protein 1 isoform X6 yields the protein MTKTYSDIDAVTRLLEEKERDLELAARIGQSLLKKNKTLSDRNELLEEQVEHIREEVSQLRHDLSMKDELLQFYTSVAEESEGDSASSTPMRPNEPNVSAPTIFPLDSLQKKLQDLEEENKSLRSAANHLETETICYEEKEQQLVNDCVKELRDANLQMSSLAEDLARKTEDASRQQEEITHLLSQIVDLQKKAKLYAVENEELTQHLGAAKDAQRQLTAELCELQDKYAECMEMLHEAQEELKNLRNKTLPLSTPRRFHSLGLFPMDSLAAEIEGTMRKELQMDDPDVEEQRLHPKRVFQTVKNLNLMRQQRSSAAPSPLNIPGSNQTSCFTSGRSSRVGTPRSNSIYGSETGSGIILDNRTSSILEGPDDGSEDSNKRPPGTPGTPGGRDLEAALRRLSLRRDNYLSEKRFFEEERERKLAYLAKEEEKGGGEGSEGPGTPTESLFSLCSHPSIGSVWSGYSFTARSYLPEKLQIVKPLEGSATLHAWQQLAQPHMGALLDHRPGVVTKGFRTLENEQEQEDGWQLDQPEEDEGSCDSFTGLSEESCAPLGVPRSTSTPSVCCNRAADSDPDSQPEPLSGATCGATEAFQGKYGHVASMPPPLLSSSPSFPLTSTSEMNGHVDLKELQALQANAMDRMPVNFPGKCMSHTSSTYTFTTCRILHPSDQLTSVSPSPAMATCQSSASIGTPTHVSSPIPFSSPPTPSYTPCCTPRRLSLSLSLAESSTNLRDSTKTTSTSLGLVRLLQECGISASVYNPRSWDRALGPSGASTIAGGVQAKRCTARPEESEVRQFMRRPDTLLLQPSTPPSSPHSRSASPTPTCPVFQFSPPNDDPPFFDAFLASKPARTILREVLSDLEREQGGQTDDESQTEMTNLGLVDKLKRFRTLSPLSASISSGNTLLAPFGSTGLGSSALGGGLPGLNAGLRRNRSYPAMVGASMAMKDPGGPPCALIPHPVQTSQTQHTSQTQDKMPPSHTVGTRATHIPCTLHALETVTPQTVIQRHTRPDAEFQDSTRHNQHNDDESGT from the exons ATGACGAAGACCTACAGCGACATTGATGCTGTCACTCGACTGCTGGAAGAG AAAGAACGCGACTTGGAGTTAGCGGCACGCATCGGACAGTCACtgctgaagaaaaacaaaactctcAGCGACAGGAATGAACTCCTGGAGGAGCAAGTGGAGCACATCCGAGAGGAA GTATCTCAGCTGCGCCACGACCTGTCCATGAAAGATGAGTTGCTGCAGTTCTACACCAGTGTTGCAGAGGAAAGTGAGGGGGATTCTGCCAGCTCCACACC CATGCGTCCCAATGAGCCTAATGTGTCAGCTCCAACTATTTTCCCCCTGGACTCCTTGCAGAAGAAGCTTCAAGATTTGGAAGAAGAAAACAAGTCACTGCGCTCTGCG GCAAATCACTTGGAGACCGAAACGATCTGCTATGAGGAAAAAGAGCAGCAGCTTGTCAACGACTGTGTCAAAGAACTGC GTGATGCCAACCTGCAGATGTCCTCTCTGGCTGAAGATCTGGCCAGGAAGACGGAGGACGCCTCCAGACAGCAGGAAGAGATCACACACCTCCTCTCTCAGATTGTCGACCTCCAGAAGAAGGCCAAACTT TATGCTGTGGAGAATGAAGAGCTGACACAGCACTTGGGTGCAGCCAAAGATGCCCAGCGACAGCTCACTGCTGAG TTGTGTGAGTTGCAGGACAAGTATGCAGAGTGTATGGAAATGCTGCATGAAGctcaggaggagctgaagaaccTGAGGAATAAGACTCTACCTCTCAGCACCCCGAGGCGTTTCCATTCCCTGGGCCTGTTCCCGATG GACTCTCTGGCTGCAGAGATAGAGGGCACCATGAGGAAGGAGCTTCAGATGGATGATCCAGATGTAGAAGAGCAGAG ACTCCACCCAAAGCGAGTGTTCCAGACAGTGAAAAACCTCAACCTGATGCGTCAGCAGCGTTCCTctgcggccccctcccccctcaaCATCCCAGGTTCCAATCAGACCTCATGCTTCACCTCAGGGCGTTCCAGCAGGGTGGGCACGCCTCGCTCCAACTCCATTTATGGTAGCGAGACGGGAAGTGGGATCATCCTGGACAACAGGACGAGCAGTATACTGGAGGGTCCTGATGATGG GTCAGAGGACTCTAACAAGCGCCCCCCTGGTACTCCAGGGACCCCGGGCGGCAGGGACCTGGAGGCGGCCCTGCGCCGTCTGTCCCTCCGCCGTGACAACTACCTCTCAGAAAAACGCTTTtttgaggaggagagggagagaaagctGGCTTACCTTGccaaagaggaggaaaaaggggGTGGGGAGGGTAGCGAAGGCCCAGGGACCCCAACGGAGAGCCTGTTTTCGTTGTGCTCGCATCCCTCCATTGGAAGTGTCTGGTCGGGATATTCATTCACAGCAAGGTCCTACCTGCCGGAGAAGCTGCAGATTGTAAAGCCGTTGGAAG GTTCTGCCACACTCCATGCGTGGCAGCAGTTGGCTCAACCCCACATGGGTGCCCTGCTGGATCATCGGCCTGGTGTGGTCACAAAGGGCTTCCGCACTCTTGAGAAcgagcaggagcaggaagacGGATGGCAATTGGACCAACCAGAGGAAGATGAAGGGTCATGTGACTCATTTACTGGCTTGTCCGAAGAGAGCTGTGCTCCACTGGGTGTGCCTCGCTCTACCTCTACCCCTTCTGTCTGCTGCAATAGAGCTGCCGACAGCGATCCCGACAGCCAACCCGAACCACTGAGTGGAGCAACTTGTGGAGCTACAGAGGCATTTCAAGGAAAATATGGACATGTAGCAAGCATGCCCCCTCCCCTCCTCAGCTCTTCCCCTTCCTTTCCTCTCACCTCTACTTCTGAGATGAACGGGCATGTTGACCTCAAGGAGCTCCAAGCCCTGCAGGCCAACGCTATGGACCGCATGCCTG TTAATTTCCCAGGGAAGTGTATGTCCCATACTAGCTCCACCTACACCTTCACCACCTGCAGGATTCTCCATCCGTCTGATCAGCTGACGTCCGTGTCCCCCAG CCCAGCCATGGCTACCTGTCAGAGCAGCGCTAGCATCGGCACACCCACCCACGTTTCCTCCCCCATACCCTTTTCATCTCCACCTACACCTTCCTACACCCCCTGCTGCACCCCACGCCGCCTctccctttccctctctcttgCCGAGTCCTCCACCAACCTGAGGGACTCCACCAAGACCACCAGCACCTCTCTGGGCCTGGTGCGCCTCCTGCAGGAGTGTGGGATTTCGGCCTCGGTGTATAACCCGCGCAGCTGGGACCGAGCATTGGGCCCCAGTGGAGCTTCAACAATCGCGGGAGGAGTTCAGGCGAAGAGGTGCACAGCGAGACCGGAGGAGAGTGAAGTCAGACAGTTTATGAGAAGGCCGGAcaccctcctcctccagccctcCACTCCACCCAGCTCGCCTCACTCCAGATCTGCCTCCCCCACCCCGACGTGTCCTGTATTTCAGTTCAGCCCTCCCAACGATGACCCACCGTTTTTTGATGCCTTCCTCGCCTCCAAACCAGCTCGCACCATTCTAAGGGAAGTGCTTAGTGATCTGGAAAGAGAGCAAGGCGGCCAGACAGACGATGAGAGCCAAACGGAGATGACCAACCTCGGACTAGTGGACAAACTGAAACGTTTCCGCACACTTTCCCCTCTCTCCGCCTCAATTTCATCTGGGAATACTCTGTTGGCCCCCTTTGGCTCCACTGGACTGGGGAGCAGCGCACTGGGAGGGGGGCTTCCGGGTTTGAATGCAGGACTGAGGAGGAACCGAAGCTACCCAGCCATGGTAGGGGCCAGTATGGCTATGAAAGATCCAGGAGGCCCACCCTGCGCACTCATACCACATCCAGTCCAAACCtcacaaacacaacacacatcaCAGACGCAGGACAAAATGCCACCAAGTCACACAGTGGGTACAAGGGCCACACACATACCCTGCACTCTACATGCACTGGAAACGGTCACACCACAGACCGTAATACAGAGACACACCAGGCCAGACGCTGAATTCCAGGATTCAACAAGACACAACCAACATAATGATGATGAAAGCGGAACATAG